From a single Micromonospora carbonacea genomic region:
- a CDS encoding type I polyketide synthase, whose translation MDTEEKLREYLKRVTTDLRRTRQRLRDVEDAAGQPIAIVGMACRFPGGITSPDALWDLVAASGDAVGPFPADRGWDLTDLHDPTRERPGTSCVAEGGFVHDAGDFDPRFFGISPREALAMDPQQRLLLEVSWEAFESAGIDPTGLRGGRVGVFAGLTHGDYAAGAADVPDGVVDYLGLGNAGSISSGRVAYALGFEGPAVTVDTACSSSLVALHLAAQSLRSGESDLALAGGVTVMPTPAVFVDFTRQGNLSMSARCKAFADGADGTALAEGVGILLVERLDDARRLGHRVLAVVRGSAVNQDGASNGLTAPNGPSQQRVIRQALANARLSPADVDVVEAHGTGTTLGDPIEAQALLATYGQDRATPLLLGSIKSNLGHPQAAAGVAGVIKMVQAMRHGLVPATLHVDAPSSKVDWSSGAVELVTESIPWPVVDRPRRAAVSSFGISGTNAHVIVEQAEPVEAGEAGVGSSGPVELPVVPWLVSARSAEALAGQASRLAGHVRDNPGLSPVDVGWSLATSRAALDHRAVLLGTDRADLLSGLESLAAGETAPGVFTGEVTSGRRALLFAGQGAQRSGMGRELYDRFPVYAEAFDRVCALFVGRLGRPLREVVFAELGSDLAGLLDETAYTQAGLFAVEVALYELLASFGVTADYLVGHSIGEVTAAHVAGVLSLEDACALVVARGSLMQGLPAGGGMLAVGAAEAEVRALAGGGVDVAAVNGPRSVVLSGSVADLDVIAQRCAERGWRVKRLSVSHAFHSRLMEPMLAGFRVVLDGLAWQTPRLPVVSNLTGKLVEAGEITDPGYWVRHVREAVRFGDAVTTLQGLGVTSFVEVGPDATLTALAADTPAERPVHLITALRRDQPDTMALVTALARLHVTGTPVDWAAWFTHTGGRPRTVDLPTYAFHHQRYWLDAAPSGADASGLGVRSAGHPLLTAELVTADADTRLYGGRLSVRTQPWLADHVVWGSVVVPGTALVELALHAGAQAACDTLEELTLAAPLVLPEQGARAVQLSLAAPDEHGRRQVAIHSRPADDPRGDWTRHADGVLAPGGGDAPEALTEWPPADATTVPVEPIYAQLHRLGVDHGPTFRGLRAAWRTPDAVFAEVALPDGVTADGFGLHPALLDAALHVVGLTDADTADETAGARLPFAWSGVALAAVGATHLRVRVTRAGSAVALALADATGAPVARIGSLVSRPVAADQLDATGPADLPLFDLRWTALPLPPRPASGIVALDAPALAPGGLPALAAAVDAGRLDPRFVLLPAADTPPGDPLDATRARLAATLAAVQGWLADDRHADRRLVVLTRGAVPADATGDVTDLPGAAVWGLVRSAQLEHPGRFVLVDLDPDTGRPDGEVDLLGRALASDEPQLALRAGRLLAPRLAPAEPDPTGAVDLLPDGTVLVTGATGTLGGLLARHLVTAHKVRHLLLAGRRGGDAPGAADLLADLTRLGAHARFVACDVADRDQVAALLATVAAEHPLTGVVHAAGILDDATVTALTPERITAALRPKADAAWHLHDLTRHLDLPMFVLFSSIAGPLGGPGQGNYAAANAFLDGLAQHRRAAGLAATSLAWGLWEAASGMTRDLGAARRERMARQGIAPLGTDQALALFDASRSSRQPLLLPVRLDVAALRALTTVDHLPAPLRGLAGVGARRSAAGTAAPAGGFRDRIAAAPDADRRRLVEELVTGQVAEVLGYATAAAVGPGQSFTELGFDSLTAVDLRNRLTARTGLTLPATLVFDHPTPEALTGHLVAQLGPGRSAPTILDELDRLEAAFAATPADDLAELTADEETRAAVTARLRALLTRWGGDTGDTAGVAQVIDDASDDELFDFIDSTFGRS comes from the coding sequence ATGGACACCGAAGAGAAGCTCCGGGAGTATCTGAAGAGGGTCACCACCGACCTGCGGCGGACCCGGCAACGCCTGCGCGACGTCGAGGACGCCGCCGGGCAGCCGATCGCCATCGTCGGGATGGCGTGCCGCTTCCCCGGCGGGATCACCTCACCCGACGCGCTGTGGGACCTCGTCGCGGCCTCCGGCGACGCCGTCGGCCCCTTCCCCGCCGACCGGGGCTGGGACCTCACCGACCTGCACGACCCGACCCGGGAACGCCCCGGCACCTCCTGCGTCGCCGAGGGCGGCTTCGTCCACGACGCCGGTGACTTCGACCCCCGGTTCTTCGGCATCTCCCCCCGCGAGGCCCTCGCCATGGACCCGCAGCAGCGGCTGCTGCTGGAGGTGTCCTGGGAGGCGTTCGAGTCCGCCGGCATCGACCCGACCGGGCTGCGCGGCGGCCGCGTCGGCGTGTTCGCCGGCCTCACCCACGGCGACTACGCCGCCGGGGCCGCCGACGTGCCCGACGGCGTCGTCGACTACCTCGGCCTCGGCAACGCCGGCAGCATCAGCTCCGGCCGGGTGGCGTACGCCCTCGGGTTCGAGGGCCCGGCCGTCACCGTCGACACCGCCTGCTCGTCGTCGCTCGTCGCCCTGCACCTCGCGGCGCAGTCGCTGCGCTCCGGCGAATCCGACCTGGCCCTGGCCGGCGGCGTCACCGTGATGCCCACCCCCGCCGTCTTCGTCGACTTCACCCGGCAGGGCAACCTGTCCATGTCGGCCCGGTGCAAGGCGTTCGCCGACGGCGCCGACGGCACCGCCCTCGCCGAGGGCGTCGGCATCCTCCTCGTGGAACGCCTCGACGACGCCCGCCGGCTTGGCCACCGCGTCCTCGCGGTGGTGCGCGGCTCCGCCGTCAACCAGGACGGTGCGTCGAACGGGTTGACCGCGCCGAATGGTCCGTCGCAGCAGCGGGTGATCCGGCAGGCCCTCGCCAACGCGCGGTTGTCGCCGGCGGACGTGGACGTGGTGGAGGCGCACGGTACCGGCACGACGCTGGGCGACCCGATCGAGGCGCAGGCGCTGCTCGCCACCTACGGCCAGGACCGCGCCACGCCGCTGCTGCTGGGATCGATCAAGTCGAACCTCGGCCACCCCCAGGCCGCCGCCGGCGTGGCCGGTGTGATCAAGATGGTGCAGGCGATGCGGCATGGCCTCGTCCCCGCCACCCTGCACGTGGATGCGCCGTCGTCGAAGGTGGACTGGTCCTCCGGTGCGGTCGAGTTGGTGACGGAGTCGATCCCGTGGCCGGTGGTGGACCGGCCGCGTCGGGCGGCGGTGTCGTCGTTCGGGATCTCCGGGACGAATGCGCACGTGATCGTGGAGCAGGCGGAGCCGGTGGAGGCCGGGGAGGCCGGGGTCGGGTCGTCCGGGCCGGTGGAGTTGCCGGTGGTGCCGTGGTTGGTGTCGGCGCGTTCGGCGGAGGCCCTGGCGGGGCAGGCGTCCCGCCTGGCCGGGCACGTCCGGGACAACCCCGGACTCTCGCCGGTCGACGTGGGTTGGTCCCTGGCGACGTCGCGGGCGGCCCTCGACCACCGGGCGGTGCTCCTCGGCACCGACCGCGCCGACCTGCTGTCCGGCCTGGAGTCGCTGGCCGCTGGCGAGACCGCCCCGGGTGTGTTCACCGGTGAGGTGACCTCGGGTCGTCGGGCGTTGTTGTTCGCGGGTCAGGGTGCGCAGCGGTCGGGGATGGGTCGTGAACTGTATGACCGGTTCCCGGTGTATGCGGAGGCGTTCGACCGGGTGTGTGCGCTGTTCGTGGGTCGCCTCGGCCGTCCGTTGCGGGAGGTGGTGTTCGCGGAGCTGGGTTCGGATCTGGCGGGGTTGTTGGATGAGACGGCTTATACGCAGGCGGGTCTGTTCGCGGTGGAGGTGGCGCTGTACGAGTTGCTGGCCTCGTTCGGGGTGACGGCTGACTATCTGGTGGGTCATTCGATCGGTGAGGTGACGGCTGCGCATGTGGCGGGTGTGTTGTCGTTGGAGGATGCGTGCGCGTTGGTGGTGGCGCGGGGTTCGTTGATGCAGGGGTTGCCTGCTGGTGGCGGGATGTTGGCGGTGGGTGCGGCTGAGGCTGAGGTGCGGGCGCTTGCCGGTGGCGGTGTGGATGTGGCGGCGGTGAACGGTCCTCGGTCGGTGGTGTTGTCGGGATCTGTGGCCGATCTGGATGTGATCGCCCAGCGGTGTGCCGAGCGGGGTTGGCGGGTGAAGCGGCTGTCGGTGAGTCATGCGTTCCATTCGCGGTTGATGGAGCCGATGCTGGCCGGGTTCCGCGTGGTGCTCGATGGGTTGGCTTGGCAGACGCCGAGGTTGCCGGTCGTGTCGAACCTGACCGGGAAGCTTGTTGAGGCGGGGGAGATCACCGACCCCGGGTATTGGGTGCGGCATGTGCGGGAGGCGGTGCGGTTCGGCGACGCGGTCACCACCCTGCAAGGGTTGGGGGTGACGTCGTTTGTGGAGGTGGGGCCGGATGCGACGTTGACGGCGCTGGCGGCCGACACCCCGGCGGAGCGGCCGGTGCACCTGATCACGGCACTGCGCCGCGACCAGCCCGACACGATGGCGCTGGTCACCGCCCTGGCCCGGCTGCACGTCACCGGCACGCCCGTGGACTGGGCGGCGTGGTTCACCCACACCGGTGGGCGGCCCCGCACCGTGGACCTGCCCACCTACGCCTTCCACCACCAGCGCTACTGGCTCGACGCCGCCCCGTCCGGTGCCGACGCCTCCGGCCTCGGGGTCCGCAGCGCCGGGCACCCCCTGCTCACCGCCGAACTCGTCACCGCCGACGCCGACACCCGCCTGTACGGCGGCCGGCTGTCGGTGCGTACCCAGCCCTGGCTGGCCGACCACGTCGTGTGGGGCTCCGTCGTCGTGCCGGGCACGGCGCTCGTGGAGCTGGCCCTGCACGCCGGGGCGCAGGCCGCCTGCGACACCCTGGAGGAACTGACCCTCGCCGCCCCGCTCGTCCTGCCCGAGCAGGGCGCCCGCGCGGTGCAGCTCAGCCTCGCCGCCCCCGACGAACACGGCCGCCGCCAGGTCGCCATCCACTCCCGGCCCGCCGACGATCCGCGCGGCGACTGGACCCGGCACGCCGACGGCGTCCTCGCCCCCGGCGGCGGCGACGCGCCCGAGGCGCTCACCGAGTGGCCGCCCGCCGACGCCACCACCGTGCCCGTCGAACCGATCTACGCCCAGCTCCACCGCCTCGGCGTCGACCACGGGCCGACCTTCCGGGGGCTGCGCGCCGCATGGCGTACCCCCGATGCCGTGTTCGCGGAGGTCGCGCTGCCCGACGGCGTCACCGCCGACGGGTTCGGTCTGCACCCCGCGCTGCTGGACGCGGCGCTGCACGTCGTCGGCCTCACCGACGCCGACACCGCCGACGAGACCGCCGGGGCCCGACTCCCGTTCGCCTGGTCGGGCGTCGCGCTCGCCGCCGTCGGCGCGACCCACCTGCGGGTACGCGTCACCCGCGCCGGCTCGGCCGTCGCCCTCGCCCTCGCCGACGCCACCGGCGCGCCCGTCGCCCGGATCGGCTCGCTCGTCTCCCGGCCCGTCGCCGCCGACCAGCTCGACGCGACCGGCCCCGCCGACCTGCCCCTGTTCGACCTGCGCTGGACCGCGCTGCCCCTGCCGCCCCGCCCGGCGAGCGGCATCGTCGCGCTCGACGCCCCCGCGCTGGCCCCCGGCGGGCTCCCCGCGCTCGCCGCCGCCGTCGACGCCGGCCGGCTCGACCCCCGGTTCGTGCTGCTGCCCGCCGCCGACACCCCGCCCGGCGACCCCCTCGACGCCACCCGTGCCCGGCTCGCCGCCACCCTCGCCGCAGTCCAGGGTTGGCTGGCCGACGACCGGCACGCCGACCGCCGGCTCGTCGTGCTCACCCGCGGCGCGGTCCCCGCCGACGCCACCGGCGACGTGACCGACCTGCCCGGCGCGGCCGTCTGGGGCCTGGTGCGCTCCGCGCAACTGGAACACCCCGGCCGGTTCGTGCTGGTCGACCTCGACCCCGACACCGGCCGCCCCGACGGCGAGGTCGACCTGCTCGGCCGGGCCCTGGCCAGCGACGAACCCCAGCTCGCCCTCCGCGCCGGCCGGCTCCTCGCGCCCCGGCTCGCCCCCGCCGAACCCGACCCCACGGGGGCCGTCGACCTCCTCCCCGACGGCACAGTGCTCGTCACCGGTGCCACCGGCACCCTCGGTGGACTCCTCGCCCGCCACCTCGTCACCGCCCACAAGGTCCGGCACCTGCTCCTCGCCGGCCGGCGCGGCGGCGACGCCCCCGGGGCCGCCGACCTCCTCGCCGACCTCACCCGCCTCGGCGCGCACGCCCGCTTCGTCGCCTGCGACGTCGCCGACCGCGACCAGGTCGCCGCGCTGCTCGCCACCGTCGCCGCCGAACATCCCCTCACCGGCGTCGTGCACGCCGCCGGGATCCTCGACGACGCGACCGTCACCGCGCTCACCCCCGAACGGATCACCGCCGCGCTGCGCCCCAAGGCCGACGCCGCCTGGCACCTGCACGACCTCACCCGGCACCTGGACCTGCCGATGTTCGTGCTGTTCTCCTCCATCGCCGGCCCCCTCGGCGGCCCCGGGCAGGGCAACTACGCGGCGGCCAACGCGTTCCTCGACGGGCTCGCCCAGCACCGGCGCGCCGCCGGCCTCGCCGCCACCTCCCTGGCCTGGGGGCTGTGGGAGGCCGCCAGCGGCATGACCCGAGACCTGGGGGCCGCCCGCCGGGAACGGATGGCCCGCCAGGGCATCGCCCCCCTCGGCACCGACCAGGCGCTCGCCCTCTTCGACGCCAGCCGCAGCAGCCGGCAGCCGCTACTGCTGCCCGTCCGCCTCGACGTCGCCGCGCTGCGTGCCCTCACCACAGTCGACCACCTGCCCGCGCCGCTGCGTGGCCTGGCCGGCGTCGGCGCGCGGCGCAGCGCCGCCGGGACCGCCGCCCCGGCGGGCGGCTTCCGCGACCGGATCGCCGCCGCCCCCGACGCCGACCGCCGGCGGCTCGTGGAGGAACTCGTCACCGGCCAGGTCGCCGAGGTCCTCGGGTACGCCACGGCCGCCGCCGTCGGCCCCGGCCAGTCCTTCACTGAACTGGGCTTCGACTCGCTGACCGCCGTGGACCTGCGCAACCGGCTCACCGCCCGCACCGGGCTGACGCTGCCGGCGACCCTCGTCTTCGACCACCCCACCCCGGAGGCGCTCACCGGGCACCTGGTGGCACAGCTCGGCCCCGGCCGGTCCGCGCCGACCATCCTCGACGAACTGGACCGGTTGGAGGCGGCGTTCGCCGCGACCCCGGCCGACGACCTCGCCGAACTCACCGCCGACGAGGAGACCCGCGCCGCCGTCACCGCCCGGCTCCGGGCGCTGCTCACCCGCTGGGGCGGCGACACCGGTGACACCGCCGGCGTCGCCCAGGTGATCGACGACGCCAGCGACGACGAACTCTTCGACTTCATCGACAGCACGTTCGGTCGTTCCTGA
- a CDS encoding thioesterase II family protein, with the protein MTDSDNGLWVRRFHPAPAGARRLVCLPHAGGSASFYFPVSRALSPAVEVLAIQYPGRQDRRQEPCVDNLPELARQVFGVLRPWLDQPLAIFGHSMGATLGFEVARLIEAETGAPAAHLFPSGRRAPSCPRHETVHLLDDEGLLADVRKLSGTDLAVLGDAELLRAALPAIRNDYRAAETYEYTPGPKLGCPVTVFTGDADPKTTVDEARAWERHTTGAFDLQVFPGGHFFLAQHQPAILRTISAALARTPVS; encoded by the coding sequence ATGACCGACTCAGACAACGGCCTGTGGGTCCGCCGGTTCCACCCGGCGCCGGCCGGGGCGCGGCGGCTGGTGTGCCTGCCGCACGCCGGTGGGTCCGCGAGCTTCTACTTCCCCGTGTCGCGGGCGCTGTCGCCGGCCGTGGAGGTGCTCGCCATCCAGTATCCGGGGCGGCAGGACCGCCGCCAGGAGCCGTGCGTGGACAACCTGCCGGAGCTGGCCCGGCAGGTGTTCGGGGTGCTGCGGCCGTGGCTGGACCAGCCGTTGGCGATCTTCGGGCACAGCATGGGCGCGACGCTGGGCTTCGAGGTGGCGCGGCTGATCGAGGCGGAGACGGGCGCTCCGGCGGCGCACCTGTTCCCGTCCGGGCGGCGGGCCCCGTCGTGCCCCCGGCACGAGACGGTGCACCTGCTCGACGACGAGGGGCTGCTCGCCGACGTGCGCAAGCTCAGCGGCACGGACCTGGCGGTGCTCGGCGACGCGGAGCTGCTGCGGGCGGCGCTGCCGGCGATCCGCAACGACTACCGGGCGGCGGAGACGTACGAGTACACGCCGGGGCCGAAGCTGGGCTGCCCGGTGACGGTGTTCACGGGCGACGCCGACCCGAAGACGACGGTCGACGAGGCGCGGGCGTGGGAGCGGCACACCACGGGCGCGTTCGACCTTCAGGTGTTCCCGGGCGGGCACTTCTTCCTGGCGCAGCACCAGCCGGCGATCCTGCGGACGATCTCGGCGGCTCTGGCGCGTACGCCGGTGTCCTGA
- a CDS encoding SAM-dependent methyltransferase: MLENIRTLGRVIRTLATKDPVTRVRRFYEIQSPNVEFAARTTRYMNVGYWEDGVTSLDVAGEALAAKLADAAGFKPDDTVLDVGFGYGDQDFAWLRERRIAKVHGINVTPRHVEHAQQRARREGLAEQAEFQLGNALALPFADGTFDRVVALESAFHFYPRSAFFAEAFRVLKPGGTLATADIIPLSNDTARMSISSGPLSFIKFSIPDENWHDRAVYAEQLTAAGFGNVDVQSIQDRTWEGWRRFQASRPSDPAFQAEADRSAVKGMANHWRDETLIKKELALLDYVIAVAHKP; this comes from the coding sequence ATGCTGGAGAACATCCGCACCCTCGGCCGGGTCATCCGCACCCTGGCCACGAAGGACCCGGTGACCCGGGTCCGCCGCTTCTACGAGATCCAGTCCCCGAACGTGGAGTTCGCCGCCCGCACCACCCGCTACATGAACGTCGGCTACTGGGAGGACGGCGTCACCAGCCTCGACGTGGCCGGCGAGGCGCTGGCCGCGAAGCTGGCCGACGCGGCCGGCTTCAAGCCCGACGACACCGTCCTCGACGTCGGCTTCGGCTACGGCGACCAGGACTTCGCCTGGCTGCGCGAGCGCCGCATCGCCAAGGTGCACGGCATCAACGTCACCCCCCGCCACGTCGAGCACGCCCAGCAGCGGGCCCGCCGCGAGGGCCTCGCCGAGCAGGCCGAGTTCCAGCTCGGCAACGCCCTCGCGCTGCCCTTCGCCGACGGCACCTTCGACCGGGTCGTCGCCCTGGAGTCGGCGTTCCACTTCTATCCGCGCAGCGCCTTCTTCGCCGAGGCGTTCCGGGTGCTCAAGCCCGGCGGCACCCTCGCCACCGCCGACATCATCCCGCTCAGCAACGACACCGCCCGCATGTCGATCAGCTCGGGACCGCTGAGCTTCATCAAGTTCAGCATCCCCGACGAGAACTGGCACGACCGCGCGGTCTACGCCGAGCAGCTCACCGCCGCCGGCTTCGGCAACGTCGACGTGCAGTCCATCCAGGACCGCACCTGGGAGGGCTGGCGGCGGTTCCAGGCCAGCCGCCCGTCCGACCCCGCGTTCCAGGCCGAGGCCGACCGCAGCGCCGTCAAGGGCATGGCCAACCACTGGCGCGACGAGACCCTCATCAAGAAGGAACTCGCGCTGCTCGACTACGTCATCGCCGTCGCGCACAAGCCGTGA
- the mhpA gene encoding bifunctional 3-(3-hydroxy-phenyl)propionate/3-hydroxycinnamic acid hydroxylase MhpA: protein MTDVLIVGYGPVGQVAAILLAQRGFTVQVVEKWATPYSMPRAVSYDGEASRILAACDLGDTLDPVCELSGEYTWKNGFGRTLLHVKVAEDGPTGWPDSISFYQPGLEAALAARGAALPGVRVLRGVEVTDLADHGDHVEVAAVDADGTPHAFTADWVLGCDGANSFVRRWLGATVTDLGFGYDWLVCDVVLNEPVEFKPNNLQICDPARPRTAVSAGPDHRRWEFMRVPGETLAEFQTEASVWRLLGLFDITPDTARLDRYGVYTTQACYADTWRSGRVFLAGDAAHVMPPFLGQGMSSGFRDVINLAWKLDLVRRGLADATLLDTYEVERKAHVQHAIRMSIDSGRVICETDPKQAAGRDSVMLAALRRRTQAKHARSLREAIVDGVLHRRPDGTPAPHAGDPAPQGRVAAGGRTGRFDDVVGGGFVLVTRADPTADGDPAAALDADAAAFLDALGVRRVTVRPADAAAPAMPADADAAGTDVVDLDGVHLGYLAGAAADAVLIRPDFYVFGVAAGPTGLAALVDDLRQQVAARVPQP, encoded by the coding sequence ATGACCGACGTACTGATCGTGGGCTACGGCCCGGTGGGCCAGGTGGCGGCGATCCTGCTCGCCCAGCGCGGCTTCACCGTGCAGGTGGTGGAGAAGTGGGCCACCCCGTACAGCATGCCCCGCGCCGTGTCCTACGACGGCGAGGCCAGCCGCATCCTCGCCGCCTGCGACCTCGGCGACACCCTCGACCCGGTGTGCGAGCTGTCCGGCGAATACACCTGGAAGAACGGCTTCGGCCGCACCCTGCTGCACGTCAAGGTCGCCGAGGACGGCCCGACGGGCTGGCCCGACTCGATCTCCTTCTACCAGCCCGGCCTGGAGGCCGCCCTCGCCGCACGCGGCGCGGCCCTGCCCGGCGTGCGGGTGCTGCGCGGCGTCGAGGTGACCGACCTCGCCGACCACGGCGACCACGTCGAGGTGGCCGCCGTCGACGCCGACGGCACGCCCCACGCCTTCACCGCCGACTGGGTGCTCGGCTGCGACGGCGCGAACAGCTTCGTCCGCCGCTGGCTCGGCGCGACCGTCACCGACCTCGGGTTCGGCTACGACTGGCTGGTCTGCGACGTGGTGCTGAACGAGCCCGTCGAGTTCAAGCCCAACAACCTCCAGATCTGCGACCCGGCCCGCCCCCGCACCGCCGTCTCCGCCGGCCCCGACCACCGGCGCTGGGAGTTCATGCGGGTGCCGGGGGAGACCCTGGCGGAGTTCCAGACCGAGGCCAGCGTGTGGCGGCTGCTCGGCCTGTTCGACATCACCCCCGACACCGCCCGGCTCGACCGGTACGGCGTCTACACCACCCAGGCCTGCTACGCCGACACCTGGCGCTCCGGCCGGGTGTTCCTCGCCGGGGACGCCGCCCACGTCATGCCGCCCTTCCTCGGCCAGGGCATGAGCTCCGGCTTCCGCGACGTGATCAACCTGGCCTGGAAGCTGGACCTGGTGCGTCGGGGGCTCGCCGACGCCACCCTGCTCGACACGTACGAGGTGGAACGCAAGGCGCACGTGCAGCACGCCATCCGGATGTCCATCGACTCCGGCAGGGTGATCTGCGAGACCGACCCGAAGCAGGCCGCCGGCCGCGACTCGGTGATGCTCGCCGCGCTGCGCCGCCGCACCCAGGCCAAGCACGCCCGGTCGCTGCGCGAGGCCATCGTCGACGGGGTGCTGCACCGCCGCCCCGACGGCACGCCCGCCCCCCACGCCGGCGACCCCGCGCCCCAGGGGCGGGTGGCCGCCGGCGGGCGCACCGGGCGCTTCGACGACGTCGTCGGCGGCGGCTTCGTGCTCGTCACCCGCGCCGACCCGACCGCCGACGGTGACCCGGCCGCCGCCCTCGACGCCGACGCCGCCGCGTTCCTCGACGCCCTCGGCGTCCGCCGGGTCACCGTCCGCCCCGCCGACGCCGCCGCCCCCGCGATGCCCGCCGACGCCGACGCGGCCGGCACCGACGTGGTCGACCTCGACGGCGTCCACCTCGGCTACCTGGCCGGCGCGGCCGCCGACGCCGTGCTGATCCGGCCCGACTTCTACGTCTTCGGCGTCGCCGCCGGCCCCACCGGCCTGGCCGCCCTGGTGGACGACCTGCGCCAGCAGGTCGCCGCCCGGGTGCCGCAACCCTGA